From a region of the Gemmatimonas aurantiaca genome:
- a CDS encoding HAD hydrolase-like protein encodes MPTAESPVSVIRPPAAESIIHELTFPELRRRHEAVLFDAYGVLVNASGALPGAGATIADMRRDGQPFLVVTNDASRSPRRAAERLSRLGIPVEPEHVLSSGMMVGPALQAHGLAEGRIVVLGTDDSAQYVRDIGATVVDPVPDDPADAVVIADEGSIDLIDSLDDILSMILEAHHRGRMPRLILANPDLIYPSGVRRFGFTAGSFAHLVEKALHLLLHEEAPTFEVLGKPSPVHFNAAIELIGTRDVVMLGDTLHTDIAGAQGVGIASAIVLTGVTTRATALAAREVVPTYLLEGLAQA; translated from the coding sequence ATGCCCACCGCCGAGTCCCCGGTTTCCGTCATTCGTCCTCCGGCGGCGGAGTCGATCATCCACGAACTCACATTCCCTGAACTGCGACGCCGGCACGAGGCGGTGCTTTTTGACGCCTATGGTGTGCTGGTCAACGCCTCGGGCGCGCTCCCCGGGGCCGGTGCCACCATCGCCGACATGCGTCGGGACGGCCAACCCTTTCTGGTCGTGACCAACGACGCGTCCCGATCGCCCCGTCGGGCCGCGGAGCGCCTCTCGCGGCTCGGTATCCCCGTCGAACCGGAGCACGTGCTCTCGTCGGGGATGATGGTCGGACCCGCACTCCAGGCCCATGGTCTCGCCGAAGGACGTATTGTCGTGCTCGGCACCGACGATTCGGCACAGTATGTGCGCGATATCGGCGCCACCGTGGTCGATCCCGTGCCCGACGACCCCGCCGATGCGGTGGTCATCGCCGATGAGGGCAGCATCGACCTCATCGATTCGCTCGACGACATCCTGTCGATGATCCTCGAAGCGCATCACCGGGGACGCATGCCACGCCTGATTCTCGCCAACCCCGATCTGATCTATCCCTCGGGCGTGCGGCGGTTCGGGTTCACCGCGGGATCGTTCGCCCATCTGGTGGAGAAGGCCCTGCACCTCCTGCTGCACGAGGAGGCGCCCACGTTCGAAGTGCTCGGCAAGCCCTCGCCGGTGCACTTCAACGCCGCCATCGAGCTGATCGGCACACGCGATGTGGTCATGCTGGGCGATACGCTGCACACCGATATCGCCGGTGCGCAGGGCGTGGGGATCGCGTCGGCCATCGTGCTCACCGGTGTCACGACGCGGGCCACGGCGCTGGCGGCGCGCGAGGTGGTCCCCACCTATCTGCTCGAAGGTCTGGCACAGGCGTAG
- a CDS encoding CDP-alcohol phosphatidyltransferase family protein yields MNSATLTWVPLVAVLTLFLGALALYAVKTAVTGLQTTERGRKAGGSAVLGAFFVEYGLWLFRPAVRVLVRIGAHPDHLSWASWWLHVVAALALSQGGFGFAGWILLFGAICDSLDGSVARARGLSSDAGEVLDAVIDRWAEMVVFFAYAWYYRAYPVGFVLALGACAGGIMVSYTRAKGEILQVDAGMGLMQRHERATWIIAATIFSTVIERWWPSTAPGTPPRHWLVLAALGAIAVFANATAMVRTRYIRAELRARSIAKPTP; encoded by the coding sequence ATGAACTCCGCCACGTTGACCTGGGTGCCCCTCGTCGCCGTCCTCACGCTGTTCCTCGGTGCTCTGGCCCTCTACGCGGTGAAGACGGCCGTCACCGGGCTCCAAACCACCGAACGTGGACGAAAAGCCGGCGGCAGTGCGGTGCTCGGTGCGTTCTTCGTGGAATATGGGCTCTGGCTCTTCCGTCCTGCAGTGCGCGTGCTGGTGCGCATCGGGGCCCATCCGGATCATCTGTCCTGGGCGTCCTGGTGGCTGCATGTCGTCGCGGCGCTGGCATTGAGTCAGGGAGGATTCGGGTTCGCGGGCTGGATCCTGCTGTTCGGCGCCATCTGCGATTCGCTCGACGGATCGGTGGCGCGGGCGCGCGGACTCTCCTCCGATGCCGGTGAAGTCCTCGATGCGGTGATCGATCGATGGGCCGAGATGGTCGTGTTCTTCGCCTACGCGTGGTACTACCGCGCGTATCCGGTGGGTTTCGTGCTGGCGCTCGGTGCCTGCGCAGGTGGCATCATGGTGAGCTATACGCGCGCGAAAGGCGAGATCCTGCAGGTGGATGCGGGCATGGGGCTGATGCAGCGACATGAACGCGCGACCTGGATCATCGCGGCCACGATCTTCTCCACCGTGATCGAACGCTGGTGGCCTTCCACCGCACCGGGCACACCGCCCCGCCACTGGCTCGTGCTGGCGGCGCTCGGAGCGATCGCCGTGTTTGCCAATGCGACCGCGATGGTTCGCACCCGCTACATCCGGGCCGAATTGCGCGCGCGATCGATCGCGAAGCCCACGCCGTGA
- a CDS encoding GtrA family protein yields the protein MTRGTVRLEAWRFLGSQFTTALGTGAEWLCIWLLLQAPLHYAAAAIFGAITGGMVDFLLKKRWVFATARQQARREATRYALVSGASALWFGGVVSLCVEQFGATMPVAVVLANVVVGLFWNYPLHRFFVFSSTSLAPVSPDGQADTYPAVHPVVRSPMRSEARS from the coding sequence GTGACGCGCGGTACCGTCCGTCTCGAAGCGTGGCGATTTCTTGGCAGTCAGTTCACCACTGCGCTGGGAACCGGCGCGGAATGGCTGTGCATCTGGCTGCTGCTGCAGGCGCCACTCCACTACGCCGCGGCAGCCATCTTCGGCGCGATCACCGGCGGCATGGTGGACTTTCTCCTCAAAAAACGCTGGGTGTTCGCCACCGCCCGGCAACAGGCACGACGTGAAGCGACACGATATGCCCTCGTGAGCGGAGCCTCCGCGCTCTGGTTCGGCGGTGTCGTCTCGCTCTGTGTCGAACAGTTCGGCGCGACGATGCCGGTGGCCGTCGTCCTCGCCAATGTCGTCGTCGGGCTCTTCTGGAACTACCCTCTGCACCGCTTCTTCGTGTTTTCATCGACTTCACTGGCACCCGTTTCACCGGATGGGCAGGCGGATACGTATCCAGCCGTGCACCCGGTCGTGCGTTCCCCGATGCGCTCCGAGGCGCGCTCATGA
- a CDS encoding aminotransferase class III-fold pyridoxal phosphate-dependent enzyme — translation MTRVQRVTEIPGPRSRAIVAAESQHLAPGLQSFALWTGVAMDHGRGSHITDVDGNTFVDFIGGIGVNALGHSHPAFVQAVQQQVAQLSVGSFTSAPRAELVNEVAAMAPAGLDRLQLYSGGAEAVESAIRLARSYSRRTEIVGFWGGFHGKTAGAMALMGSDARHHLGPFPVGTTQIPYADCYRCPFSLKPGSCGMACGEFARKAIKAQPQGPVAAVIVEPMQGTAGNVIPPRGFLPIVAEAAKEAGALLIADEMITGFGRTGKPWGVDHTGVRPDIVTLGKAFGGGYPVSGVLSTTTITSAEPWAKPSGASSSYGGNPLASAAALAAVRIIREERLWENAATIGALMLDELRHMQERYPFIGDVRGEGLMIGIDLVRDRTTREPVSSDVMRALFSKGVQRGLLAMLYTSRIRLQPALTITREAALEGLGLLDELFAELLHEGTWQ, via the coding sequence ATGACGCGCGTTCAGCGAGTCACCGAGATTCCCGGTCCGCGTTCGCGCGCCATCGTCGCGGCCGAGAGTCAGCATCTGGCGCCGGGGCTGCAGAGCTTCGCGCTCTGGACCGGCGTGGCGATGGATCATGGACGTGGCAGTCACATCACGGATGTCGACGGCAACACGTTCGTCGATTTCATCGGCGGCATCGGCGTCAACGCGCTGGGGCACTCCCATCCCGCATTCGTGCAGGCCGTGCAGCAGCAGGTCGCGCAACTGTCCGTGGGCAGCTTCACCTCCGCGCCGCGCGCCGAGCTGGTGAACGAAGTGGCCGCGATGGCGCCGGCCGGTCTCGATCGTCTGCAACTGTATTCGGGGGGAGCGGAAGCCGTCGAATCCGCCATCCGTCTCGCGCGGTCGTACAGCCGCCGCACCGAGATCGTGGGTTTCTGGGGCGGCTTTCACGGGAAGACCGCGGGGGCCATGGCGCTCATGGGCAGCGACGCGCGTCATCATCTCGGCCCTTTCCCGGTCGGTACGACGCAGATTCCCTACGCCGATTGTTATCGCTGTCCCTTCTCGCTGAAGCCGGGCTCGTGTGGCATGGCCTGCGGTGAGTTCGCGCGGAAGGCCATCAAGGCCCAGCCGCAGGGACCGGTTGCCGCCGTCATCGTCGAGCCCATGCAGGGCACCGCAGGCAATGTCATTCCGCCGCGCGGGTTCCTGCCCATCGTTGCCGAAGCCGCGAAGGAAGCGGGTGCATTGTTGATCGCCGACGAGATGATCACCGGCTTCGGCCGCACGGGGAAACCGTGGGGCGTCGATCATACCGGTGTGCGCCCCGACATCGTCACGCTTGGCAAGGCGTTCGGTGGCGGGTATCCGGTGAGCGGTGTGCTTTCCACGACGACGATCACGAGTGCGGAACCCTGGGCCAAACCGTCGGGCGCCTCTTCCAGCTACGGCGGCAATCCGCTGGCGTCGGCGGCGGCGCTGGCCGCGGTGCGCATCATCCGTGAGGAGCGTCTCTGGGAGAACGCCGCCACCATCGGCGCGCTCATGCTGGATGAGCTGCGTCACATGCAGGAACGTTATCCGTTCATCGGCGATGTGCGCGGCGAAGGGCTCATGATCGGCATCGATCTCGTGCGCGATCGTACCACGCGCGAGCCCGTGAGCAGCGATGTGATGCGCGCGCTCTTCTCGAAGGGGGTGCAGCGCGGACTGCTCGCGATGCTGTACACGTCGCGCATCCGTCTGCAGCCGGCGCTCACCATCACCCGTGAGGCGGCACTCGAAGGACTCGGCCTGCTCGACGAACTGTTCGCGGAACTCCTGCACGAAGGAACCTGGCAATGA
- a CDS encoding Gfo/Idh/MocA family oxidoreductase codes for MSATTRGCPPLRGAVIGYGFIGALGHLPAYAERRHRRGDVEIVAIADICEARRELAARTYPEARIYADHHTLLAMEADGLDFVDICTPPCDHAAIAHAALDMGLHVLCEKPLTPTLGEAAALLEHAEAAQRVLFPCHNYKHAPVVRAIRDIIDSGRIGDVQAVVLNTMRNTHAKGVTEWNTHWRRHREFSGGGIAMDHGSHSFYLTFDWMGTYPVAVTAKMTNMAAMRYDTEDNATVTLTFPNGLASAQLSWTAGVRKVTYAIQGSRGAILVDDDDLQVAVMRATDGPDVAQGAVDWDVERCSIASHWGDASHTTWFDALLERFRRAIATEDWVSRDAHEAYRCVEVITAAYQSAADGCREIPLYGSVHLLQHHVESVAHVGEAIAVTS; via the coding sequence ATGAGCGCAACGACTCGGGGATGTCCGCCGCTGCGCGGTGCCGTCATTGGTTATGGATTCATCGGGGCGCTGGGCCATCTGCCGGCGTACGCGGAGCGTCGGCACCGGCGTGGTGATGTGGAGATCGTGGCCATCGCGGATATCTGCGAGGCGCGGCGTGAACTGGCTGCCCGCACGTATCCCGAGGCCCGCATCTACGCCGATCATCATACCCTGCTCGCGATGGAGGCCGATGGGCTCGACTTCGTCGACATCTGCACACCACCCTGCGATCATGCCGCCATCGCCCATGCGGCGCTCGACATGGGATTGCATGTGCTTTGTGAGAAGCCGTTGACGCCCACGCTGGGTGAGGCGGCCGCGCTGCTCGAGCACGCGGAAGCGGCGCAGCGGGTGTTGTTCCCCTGTCACAACTACAAACACGCGCCGGTCGTGCGGGCCATCCGCGACATCATCGACAGCGGCCGTATCGGCGATGTGCAGGCCGTGGTGCTGAACACGATGCGCAACACTCACGCCAAGGGCGTGACCGAGTGGAACACGCACTGGCGGCGTCATCGTGAGTTCAGCGGCGGCGGGATCGCCATGGATCACGGCAGTCACAGCTTCTATCTCACCTTCGACTGGATGGGCACCTATCCCGTCGCCGTCACGGCCAAGATGACCAACATGGCCGCGATGCGATACGACACCGAGGACAACGCGACGGTGACGCTGACCTTCCCCAACGGTCTCGCCAGCGCCCAGCTCTCGTGGACGGCAGGTGTGCGCAAGGTGACGTACGCCATTCAGGGCAGTCGCGGCGCCATTCTGGTGGACGACGACGATCTGCAGGTGGCCGTGATGCGCGCCACCGATGGTCCCGATGTGGCGCAGGGAGCGGTGGACTGGGATGTCGAGCGGTGCTCGATCGCCTCACACTGGGGAGATGCCAGTCACACCACCTGGTTCGACGCGTTGCTCGAACGTTTCCGTCGGGCCATCGCCACGGAGGACTGGGTGAGCCGCGACGCCCACGAGGCCTACCGCTGCGTGGAAGTCATCACCGCGGCCTATCAGTCAGCGGCCGATGGGTGCCGGGAGATTCCCCTGTACGGCAGCGTCCATCTGCTCCAGCATCATGTGGAGTCGGTGGCGCATGTCGGTGAAGCGATCGCGGTGACGTCCTGA
- a CDS encoding efflux RND transporter periplasmic adaptor subunit, with product MRSSAVFLSVPSPSSPSARRLRQGRMMPIVFLLIFAALLAAGLLPRLAQSRARAEESTRSTAAPTVFTEVVKRDTASTPFELPATITGLHETSIFARTNGFVRELRVDIGSPVRAGDTLVVLDMPELREQERQASAVIEQTEASARLARTSLERWKQLATQGVVTPQELDERTATANVTEANARAAHANLANLRELQRFGVLRAPFHGVVTARSIDIGSLVVAGAAAGARPLLTVVQTDTLRVMLQIPQSGAARVRAGTRATVVVQDIGNAEIAGTVVRTAGAIDPVTRTLLTEVRVPNPMRRLLPGMFATVRLSVPSTPSLRIPAIALIMRADGPQVARVRNDTVALVQIALGRDYGTTLEVLGGLDAGDQIVVNPAESIASGQKVNAMERGRR from the coding sequence ATGCGATCCTCTGCCGTGTTCCTGTCCGTGCCCTCGCCGTCTTCGCCCTCCGCGCGTCGTCTGCGCCAGGGCCGGATGATGCCGATCGTGTTCCTGCTCATCTTCGCCGCCCTCCTCGCGGCGGGATTGCTGCCGAGGCTCGCGCAGTCGCGGGCCCGGGCGGAAGAGAGCACACGCTCGACCGCGGCGCCCACCGTGTTCACCGAAGTGGTGAAACGGGATACGGCATCGACACCGTTCGAGCTCCCCGCCACCATCACCGGACTGCACGAAACGAGCATCTTCGCCCGCACGAATGGGTTCGTGCGTGAACTTCGGGTGGACATCGGTTCACCGGTGCGCGCCGGTGACACCCTCGTCGTGCTCGACATGCCGGAGCTTCGTGAGCAGGAACGTCAGGCGTCGGCCGTCATCGAGCAGACCGAAGCGAGTGCCAGGCTGGCGCGCACGTCACTCGAACGGTGGAAGCAACTGGCGACGCAGGGTGTGGTCACGCCGCAGGAACTCGATGAACGCACCGCCACCGCCAATGTCACCGAGGCCAACGCACGCGCGGCCCACGCCAATCTCGCGAACCTGCGTGAACTGCAGCGGTTCGGCGTGTTGCGCGCGCCGTTCCACGGCGTCGTGACGGCCCGGTCCATCGACATCGGTTCCCTCGTGGTGGCGGGCGCCGCGGCGGGAGCACGTCCCCTGCTCACGGTCGTGCAGACCGACACCCTGCGGGTGATGCTGCAGATTCCCCAGAGCGGGGCCGCGCGGGTCCGCGCCGGCACGCGCGCGACCGTCGTCGTACAGGACATCGGCAACGCGGAGATCGCCGGCACCGTGGTGCGCACCGCCGGTGCCATCGATCCGGTCACCCGCACCTTGCTCACCGAAGTCCGTGTACCCAACCCGATGCGTCGCCTGTTGCCCGGCATGTTCGCGACGGTGCGCCTCTCGGTGCCATCCACGCCGTCACTCCGCATTCCCGCGATCGCGCTGATCATGCGAGCCGATGGTCCGCAGGTCGCCCGGGTCCGGAACGACACCGTGGCCCTCGTGCAGATCGCCCTGGGACGCGACTACGGTACGACGCTGGAAGTCCTTGGCGGACTGGACGCCGGTGACCAGATCGTGGTCAATCCGGCCGAATCGATCGCGTCAGGCCAGAAAGTCAACGCGATGGAGAGAGGGCGCAGGTAA
- a CDS encoding efflux RND transporter permease subunit produces MWIVQLALRRPYTFIVGALLVVLFGVLSAIRMPTDILPELDIPVVSVIWSYSGLPPEEMERRFGTPYERAVTTTVNDVEHIESQSLSGLTIIKVFFQPGARIESAVAQLAATAQSILRIMPPGSTAPFIVRYNAANVPVLQLALGGDSLSEQQLYDLGTNGIRTRLATVRGASVPLPYGGRARLINVDLDPAQLYARGLSPTDVSDAVSAQNLVLPGGTAKIGEREYIVRLNGSPDLVEALNDLPVRMVNGAMVRVRDVAHVRDGNSIQTNIVHRDGVRGALVTVLKSGGASTIDVVNRVRNALPGVMATLPTALKVDVLADQSLFVKAALKGVVVEALIAACLTAAMILLFLGSWRSTLIVALSIPLSILCSVTVLSMLGQTLNVMTLGGLALAVGVLVDDATVGIENIHRVQEHEPDIEKAILDGAGQIAVPTLVSTLAICIVFVPIFFLSGAAGSLFRPLAMAVVFAMLASYAISRTLVPTLVRYAMQRERALEARRAGMPKRPGPFARLHHDFEERFERWRIQYRHAITAMLEQPGRLLMTAGLVVVSAAALTPWLGRDFFPTVDAGQIRVHLRAPVGTRLEETARIVAAVENRIRDLIPPGDLATIIDNVGIATSGATNLAYSDNPTIGVTDADLLIALTGHRTGKTADYARAIRRMVRDEFPDVLVFFQSADIVSQILNAGLPAPVNVQVVGANRAENITIARAIERRLKEVPGAVDVYLQQRLEAPQLNITVDRARAASLSLTQREVANDLLISLASSGQTQPNVWLNPQNGVQYSVNVQTPQYRVASLEDIGRTPILGAAGVSAGATPQLFQNLISVERGSSVGIISHYDVAPVYDIYASVLDRDLGAVASDIDVVLDSLKESLPRGTTLVMRGQVASMRASYAGLATGLVFAIVLVYLIMVVNFQSWLDPLIIACALPPALAGVVWALHACGNSLSVPAFMGAIMSMGVATANGILVVSFANERMAAGLTAPEAAIEAAATRLRPVIMTALAMIVGMVPMALGLGEGGEQNAPLGRAVIGGLVFATFATLTLLPFVYSRLRAHRRGPVLSLELTS; encoded by the coding sequence ATGTGGATTGTACAACTCGCCCTGCGGCGCCCATACACGTTCATCGTCGGTGCGCTGCTGGTGGTCCTTTTTGGTGTGCTCTCGGCCATCCGGATGCCGACGGACATCCTGCCGGAGCTCGACATCCCGGTGGTGTCGGTCATCTGGTCCTACAGTGGTCTTCCGCCCGAGGAGATGGAACGCCGGTTCGGGACCCCCTATGAACGGGCGGTCACGACCACGGTCAACGATGTCGAGCACATCGAGTCGCAGTCGCTCTCCGGACTGACCATCATCAAGGTCTTCTTCCAGCCGGGTGCCCGCATCGAGTCGGCCGTGGCGCAGCTTGCCGCCACCGCCCAATCGATTCTCCGCATCATGCCACCCGGCTCGACGGCACCGTTCATCGTGCGCTACAACGCCGCCAATGTCCCGGTGCTGCAGCTCGCCCTGGGCGGCGACTCCCTGTCGGAGCAACAACTGTACGATCTGGGCACCAACGGCATCCGCACCCGCCTGGCCACGGTGCGGGGCGCCAGTGTCCCCCTGCCGTACGGCGGCCGGGCCCGGCTGATCAATGTGGATCTGGATCCCGCGCAACTCTATGCACGGGGCCTCTCACCCACCGACGTCAGCGATGCGGTGTCCGCCCAGAACCTGGTGCTGCCGGGAGGCACGGCCAAGATCGGCGAGCGGGAATACATCGTGCGGCTCAATGGAAGTCCCGATCTCGTCGAAGCGCTCAACGATCTGCCCGTCCGCATGGTGAATGGCGCGATGGTGCGCGTGCGGGATGTCGCGCACGTGCGCGACGGGAACTCGATCCAGACGAACATCGTGCACCGCGATGGGGTGCGTGGTGCGCTCGTGACGGTGCTCAAGTCCGGCGGCGCCTCCACGATCGACGTGGTGAACCGGGTCCGCAACGCCCTGCCCGGCGTGATGGCCACCCTGCCCACCGCGCTGAAAGTGGACGTCCTCGCGGACCAGTCGTTGTTCGTGAAGGCCGCCCTCAAAGGCGTGGTCGTGGAAGCCCTCATCGCCGCCTGCCTGACGGCCGCGATGATCCTGCTCTTCCTGGGGAGCTGGCGGTCCACGCTCATCGTGGCGCTGTCCATCCCTCTGTCCATTCTGTGTTCGGTCACCGTGCTGTCCATGCTGGGGCAGACGCTCAACGTGATGACCCTGGGCGGTCTGGCGCTGGCGGTCGGCGTGCTGGTGGACGACGCGACCGTGGGGATCGAGAACATTCACCGGGTACAGGAACACGAGCCCGACATCGAGAAGGCCATTCTCGACGGCGCGGGCCAGATCGCGGTGCCGACGCTGGTGTCGACGCTGGCCATCTGCATCGTGTTCGTGCCGATCTTCTTTCTGAGCGGTGCGGCCGGTTCGCTGTTCCGGCCCCTGGCCATGGCCGTCGTGTTCGCCATGCTGGCCTCATACGCGATCTCCCGCACGCTGGTGCCCACGCTCGTGCGCTACGCCATGCAGCGCGAGCGGGCGCTCGAAGCGCGTCGGGCCGGCATGCCGAAGCGCCCTGGCCCCTTCGCGCGGCTGCATCACGATTTCGAGGAACGTTTCGAGCGGTGGCGCATCCAGTACCGCCATGCCATCACGGCGATGCTCGAACAACCGGGCCGTCTGCTGATGACCGCCGGTCTGGTGGTCGTGTCGGCAGCGGCCCTGACCCCGTGGCTCGGCCGCGACTTCTTCCCCACGGTGGACGCCGGCCAGATCCGCGTGCATCTGCGGGCGCCCGTGGGCACGCGTCTCGAAGAAACCGCCCGGATCGTGGCGGCCGTCGAGAATCGCATCCGCGACCTGATCCCACCGGGTGATCTGGCCACCATCATCGACAACGTCGGCATCGCCACGTCCGGTGCCACCAACCTGGCGTACAGCGACAATCCCACCATCGGCGTGACCGATGCGGATCTGCTCATCGCCCTCACCGGGCACCGGACGGGCAAGACGGCCGACTACGCCCGCGCCATCCGGCGCATGGTGCGCGACGAGTTTCCCGATGTGCTCGTGTTCTTCCAGTCGGCGGACATCGTGAGCCAGATCCTGAATGCCGGCCTGCCGGCCCCGGTCAATGTGCAGGTGGTGGGAGCGAACCGCGCCGAGAACATCACGATCGCCCGCGCGATCGAGCGGCGGCTCAAGGAGGTTCCCGGAGCCGTGGACGTGTACCTGCAGCAGCGGCTCGAGGCACCACAACTGAACATCACCGTGGACCGCGCGCGTGCGGCGTCGCTGTCGCTCACGCAGCGCGAGGTGGCCAACGATCTGCTCATCTCCCTGGCATCCAGCGGACAGACTCAGCCCAATGTCTGGCTCAATCCGCAGAACGGGGTGCAGTACAGCGTCAACGTGCAGACCCCGCAGTATCGCGTGGCCTCGCTCGAAGACATCGGTCGGACACCCATTCTGGGGGCGGCGGGCGTCAGCGCCGGCGCCACGCCGCAACTCTTCCAGAACCTCATCTCGGTCGAGCGCGGCAGCAGCGTGGGCATCATCAGCCACTACGATGTCGCCCCGGTCTACGACATCTACGCCAGTGTGCTCGATCGCGACCTGGGGGCGGTCGCCAGCGATATCGACGTGGTGCTCGACTCGTTGAAGGAATCGCTGCCCCGTGGCACCACCCTGGTGATGCGGGGGCAGGTGGCCAGCATGCGCGCCTCGTACGCCGGCCTCGCGACCGGATTGGTGTTCGCCATCGTGCTGGTGTACCTCATCATGGTCGTGAACTTCCAGTCGTGGCTCGACCCCCTCATCATCGCCTGCGCATTGCCGCCGGCGCTGGCGGGCGTGGTGTGGGCGCTTCATGCCTGCGGCAACAGCCTCAGCGTGCCGGCCTTCATGGGCGCCATCATGAGCATGGGCGTGGCCACGGCCAACGGCATCCTCGTCGTGTCCTTCGCCAATGAACGCATGGCCGCGGGACTGACGGCGCCCGAAGCCGCCATCGAGGCCGCCGCCACCCGTCTGCGTCCGGTGATCATGACCGCCCTCGCCATGATCGTCGGCATGGTGCCCATGGCGCTGGGCCTCGGGGAAGGTGGTGAACAGAACGCGCCGCTGGGCCGCGCCGTCATCGGTGGCCTGGTGTTCGCGACCTTCGCGACGCTGACACTGCTCCCCTTCGTGTACAGCAGGCTGCGCGCCCATCGGCGCGGCCCGGTCCTTTCGCTGGAACTGACTTCGTGA